ttctttctctgcgtattcttctctttcttccttcttctgttcttcgccTTTGGCGATTCTGAGAGAGGTTTCTGCATGTGCTGTTGGACTTCGATTTGAGTAAGAATTAAGAAGATATAAACGTTATTACAAGGTGGGTGTTGAAGAACATGACGTGAAGAAGATGATTATAGTGTTAATTTGGGAAGTTGATTACCGAGAAGAAGTTTGATTAAGAGttttcagaattagggttcttatGTTCTTGCCCAAATTAGAACTAGGGTTTTCTGGGAACTGAACTGAAGATTTCAGTATGAGGGTGAAATGATGATTTGAAGTTATTGTACTGAACTAATGGGTACTTGATGTTGAGAGGGGTTGAGCTGAGTTAGCAGTGAAGAATGTTTATTTGACAGAGGTCGGATTTGTGAATGAGGTAATCTTTAATCATTCTATTGATTTGAGTTTTATTCATTAAGAAATGTATATGAGATTGAATTTGAGATGAGGTTGCATATTTTAGTTTTGTTAAATGAAAGAGGGTCAGTTCATCCATTTTTGAAGTGGCTGTGATTGAACAGTATGGAGTTGGGGTTTAGGTTTATGTTGATTTTTTAGTGAATTGATGAAGTGAAAAGATTGGATACAGTTGCAGGTGGTATGATTTGTGTTCTTGGATGAATTATACTGCTGGCATTGGAAGGTGTTGTATGTATGGAGTGGTATCGTGAAGTTGGAAAATGAATATAAATGGTAGTGAAGCTAAGATTGGGCTTAATTTGGATGGATGTGGTGGTGGCTGTGTATGGTTGTATTACAATTAGTGGTGCAAGTAGTGGTTATGCGTGCTGGGAAGAACTGCGAATTGTTATGTTGCAGTGGAAGGAGAAGGTTTGCAGTTATGTGCAATTGTAGAGGGATTGTTTGTAATGGAGAtaatgttgttggtggtgattcaTGTGGAGTGTTGAAGTATTGAACTAAAGCTAAGATGGTTATAGGATTGAAGGTGGTAGTGAAGTTGAATGCCAGAAGTTGGTTTGTAGTTGGACTGAACTTGTAGTTATAGGGGTGTAGTCGTGTGTTTGAGAGTTGCAAGTAATCTGAATTGATAGTGATTGTAGAATTGAAATTAGTGTTGCTGTGAAAAGCTTAAAGCTGCAGTTGCAGGTAATTAGAGTTTATAATTGtaattgaaatttgaattatAATTTGAACGAATTAATTGATATAATGTGTAGATTGAAGTTAAACTTGAGTAGTGTTGTAGAGTTGTAGAGTTAGAGCCTCAGCTGTGTGAGAAGAACCCTTGGCCTGTCTGACTGAGTTTATTCAGTCTGACTCGGGTTTGTTATTGTCTGACTcagtatctgactgagttgaatcggtgttAACTCACTGAGGTTCTCTTTTGACCTGAGTTGACCAGTTCACATGACATTGACCGAGTTGGATAGGTCGTCTAGACCCGACCTTAACTGTTGACTTGACCGTTGACTAACATTTACCGTTAGTTGACCCATTGACCGTTaatgactgttagttgactcagatggactggaatttagttaatgggcttgtttaatggacttgggcttagggcagTTTTCCTAAGTAGACATTTTGGACCTCTGGTGGTCCGGATTAGCTtttgacttcttctacaaagatgtagatattcataagacttagataATGGACTTTATAACCAacctaattcaattagtaaaacttagctatgctaaagataaataaaagatgtagaacctaaaatgggcctagaatcattagaaagacttgtatgattcttgtgtgagccttttggctagattcttagtcTTCATTAACAGTtagtttattaacaacgatcgattcaaaggatgaatcggtggatcgtggatctcgaggtatgcttggtttgtcatcaaaagaggtgggaatacttttaactcttttgaaaccattgttgtttcttttacaaaagtttatgtttcacaaactcatgcattgtctatttgtgcattttatacattgtttagtttgtattatgattgttctgttgattctttgaatctttccatgaattggaaaggacttgtaatgtttgtcaatatgaattgttacggGAAATgggaatttccacgtgtggtatataggatacgctccttcatttatatctacatgaattcagcttttatgcttattaggtgtggaacaacccagcatcaatatagctatgtaggtgtggaaaaacccgacatcactaatatatattgtttgaagaaagagtttgtccatatacattgtttgtgcatttccagtgacttagtcactttgatgttcgggaaaacatgaattgttttccaaatcttgctcatgatttctttaaagttaaatgttattcctgctgggcaccccttttagggatgatgtgctcacccattcccactttcagtttctgtgacagatcagagttgcgcagcgaaagcttcaagggatgagttcgctagttgattaatttctgctatgtttattatgttatatattttatttgtaaacaaaatgactattgtacatgtatcatttgagagaagttcttgtacatatatttctgagcggggttagttttgggtttagttttatagcagatttcttaatttattgtttaagtatATGATTAGATATtttgtgcctctttatttagttaatctcttggattagtcagttgttaTCTTGGGGgggcgctacaatgttggtatcaaAGCTCATAATTAGATCTTACATTGGAAAAgataggaatagccagtgtcagTTAGTAAAATAGATTagcttagaactgggttgggttgtgagataaatcttaatcactaaaaactatctagaattaaaagatttatttgatttattgatttgtttgtttggttgtttgtatgtgtaatgaagtaaaaattgtaggttgaaACCAGTTACATTCTAATTTATAAATTTCAATAGAAAACTAGAGATTCATTAATGTTAATTGAATGACACTTAGTTAATCTTGCACTGAGGAATAGTGacggttgtgttttctctgttcgtaggaaggcattgttgggattggccaaccttgacagggcaactgcattcaaagatgaccgatcatagaagtttgGCTTAGTTATTTTATAGAACTGATAGCTTCAACCTTACTTAGAAAGATTCGTAAGATTATTCCTTGAAGTTAGAGACCTAAAgttataaaatagaaattagtttAAGAAAAAATCAGATTTCCCTATTTGATAGAATTTAAAAAGCGTCGTTGAACCTAGAACTACAAATTTTAGatcttagttgtagaaagccatataggtttgtgctttgtttcttgCTGTTTGCGCTTAGATAAGAGATAGGATTAttatataaggtggggagtttttgaagaccagaaggatggtttgattttcgaggaagaAAATGTTATAAGGTTGGGAAAATGtaaagaccttcaagcttgtcaATGCTATTCGACTGGTTTAGCGATagtcaagagacgttttagccgataataactcgattagtttaacacgaaagTTAATTAATATaagttaatctaacaacgatatagGTACGAAATTAGTAAGGTTGGATATATCTCGAAAAtttacgcagaatggactactcgaacgtgtcaatcgggtatcagacgaagaagatatcattggtttaatatgaagggtaaaatcgtcatttCATGGAAAACGCTGTTGATGCAACACAGACACGTTGTGTCTCCCTTATAAAATCAAGTGCGCGTCCTAGTGTTTCCCTTGGGACTTATCCCCTCGTGTGAATCGAAGAGAAgtcattctcttttcttcttcttctttcttccttcttctgttcttcgccTTTGGCGATTCTGGGAGAGGTTCTTGGGGTCGTAAAATTAATAAGAAACTTAGGGGATGATGGTTGTGTGATGCAAAAGAAGTTGGTTTGGATCGAAGAGAATTGGAAGTCAGGGTTTCTGCATGTGCTGTTGGACTTCGATTTGAGTAGGAATTAAGAAGATATAAACATTATTACAAGGTGGGTGTTGAAGAACATGaagtgaagaagatggtgatAGTGTTAATTTTGGAAGTTGGTTACGGAGAAGAAGTTTGATTAAGAGttttcagaattagggttcttatGTTCTTGCCCAAATTAGAACTAGGGTTTTCTGGGAACTGAATTGAAGATTTCAGTATGAGGGTGAAATGATGATTTGAAGTTATTGTACTGAATTAATGGGTACTTGATGTTGAGAGGGGTTGAGCTGAGTTAGCAGTGAAGAATGTTTATTTTACAGAGGTCGGATATGTGAATGAGGTAATCTTTAATCATTCTATTGATTTGAGTTTTATTCATTAAGAAATGTATATGAGATTGAATTTGAGATGAGGTTGCATATTTTAGTTTTGTTAAATGAAAGAGGGTCAGTTCATCCATTTGAACTTAGTTGGCTGTTTGAAGTGGCTGTGATTGAACAGTATGGAGTTGGGGTTTAGGTTTATGTTGATTTTTTAGTGAATTGATGAAGTAAAAAGATTGGATACAGTTGCAGGAGGTATGATTTGTATTCTTGGATGAATTATACTGCTGGCATTGGAAGGTGTTGTATGTATGGAGTGGTATTGTGAAGTTGGAAAATGAATATAAATGGTAGTGAAGCTAAGATTGGGCTTAGTTTGTATGGATGTGGCGGTGGTTGTGTATGGTTGTATTACAATTAGTGGTGCAAGTAGTGGTTATGCGTGCTGGGAAGAACTGCGAATTGTTATGTTGCAGTGGAAGGAGAAGGTTTGCAGTTATGTGCAATTGTAGAGGGATTGTTTGTAATGGAGAtaatgttgttggtggtgattcaTGTGGAGCGTTGAAGTATTGAACTGAAGCTAAGATTGTTACAGGATTGAAGGTGGTAGTGAAGTTGAATGCCAAAAGTTGGTTTGTAGTTGGACTGAACTTGCAGTTATAGGGGTGTAGTCGTGTGTTTGAGAGTTGCAAGTAATCTGAATTGATAGTGATTGTAGAATTGCAATTAGTGTTGCTGTGAAAAGCTTAAAGCTGCAGTTGCAGGTAATTAGAGTTTATAATTGtaattgaaatttgaattatAATTTGAATGAATTAATTGATATAATGTGTAGATTGAAGTTAAACTTGAGTAGTGTTGTAGAGTTAGAGCCTCAGCTGTGTGAGAAGAACCCTTGGCCTGTCTGACTGAGTTTATTCAGTCTGACTCGGGTTTGTTATTGTCTGACTcagtatctgactgagttgaatcggtgttAACTCACTGAGGTTCTCTTTTGACCTGAGTTGACCAGTTCACATGACATTGACCGAGTTGGATAGGTCGTCTAGACCCGACCTTAACTGTTGACTTGACCGTTGACTAACATTTACCGTTAGTTGACCCATTGACCGTTaatgactgttagttgactcagatggactggaatttagttaatgggcttgtttaatggacttgggcttagggcagTTTTCCCAAGTAGACATTTTGGACCTCTggtggtccgaattagcttttgacttcttctacaaagatgtagatattcataagacttagataATGGACTTTATAACCAacctaattcaattagtaaaacttagctatgctaaagataaataaaagatgtagaacctaaaatgggcctagaatcattagaaagacttgtatgattcttgtgtgagccttttggctagattcttagtcTTCATTAACAGTtagtttattaacaacgatcgattcgaaGGATGAAtcggtggatcgtggatctcaaggtatgcttggtttgtcatcaaaagaggtgggaatacttttaactcttttgaaaccattgttgtttcttttacaaaagtttatgtttcacaaactcatgcattgtctatttgtgcattttatacattgtttagtttgtattacgattgttctgttgattctttgaatctttccatgaatttgaaaggacttgtaatgtttgtcaatatgaattgttatgggaaatgagaattttcacgtgtggtatataggatacgctccttcatttatatctacatgaattcagcttttatgcttattaggtgtggaacaacccgacatcaatatagctatgtagatgtggaaaaacccagcatcactaatatatattgtttgaagaaggagtttgtccatatacattgtttgtgcatttccagtgacttagtcactttgatgtttgggaaaacatgaattgttttccaaatcttgctcatgatttctttaaagttaaatgttattcctgctgggcaccccttttagggatgatgtgctcacccattcccactttcagtttctgtgacagatcagagttgcgcagcgaaagcttcaagggatgagttcgctagttgattaacttctgctatgtttattatgttatctattttatttgtaaacaaaatgactattgtatatgtatcatttgagagaagttcttgtacatatatttctgagcggggttagttttggattaagttttatagcagatttcttaattgattgtttaagtaTATGATTAGATATTTTgtacctctttatttagttaatctcttggattagtcagctgttagCTTGGAAGGCGCTACACGAGCATTTCTCTAACAACTTGACACTTCTTTATATATTTCTTCTTCCCCACGACCTTAGTGAATGAATACGGAAAGAGATATTAAAGCagtataaaatatatttttctccATTTTTCCCCTTTTCATGTTTATTTTAAAACTAATATGGTCATAGAAGAAAGATTTTATCActtaattcttcacaacttgtattgtctggatatcataaacttcaaaaatttacatcttttgattttcttcgcttttGTACTcattcttcaacttggatataaaattatattcttcctctttttgtttgtaaccttgaacgtcttcaactttcttcaaatTTGCGATGCTCCACTTGTTGATCATGATGGTGTTATATAGACTGTTGTTTCGCAATCAAACATACTACTAATAAGTTATTTTTTCTCCCACAAAAATGTTAATGTATAAATAATAACTGATCAATTTCATgcctcaaaaaaataaataaaaatttatcTTGAAGGGCTAAGAAGAATAAGAGACAAGACAAGAAGTAAATCTACTTCTTGTTGAAATATGATAATTGCATTATAGGGTAGTGTACTCTTCCTAGTCGTGTACCTGAATAAGCTTTACACTTATGACCCAACCATACGATCCACGGTCACAATTATCTTCTGTTTGTTCTCTCCTCATAAAGCAAAATAGGAGAGGCCTAGATCTTCAAAGACATGCAATAATGGGATAGAAAAGGGTCCGGGCCTCACACCAGTACCAATCTTGGTAAAGAAAGTAGTTAGGCGTGGGTTAAATTCTGCGGGTTCCACAATTCATTGTCAATGTATAAAGTGTTACTACCTAGATTTAATGTGAGTCGTCATCAATTTATACATCCATTTCTACCTGTAGCGTTGAAAAGTTAAATCTTGTTTGACAGTTTGTTATAGAGTACAGTTAGTAGTTTTTGCTTCAGTACTATTAGTACTTGGTAATAATATTTTCTCCATAGTCTTCCTTCATTTGTTCTTCAGGAAATTTCATACATTTTTCTTGATCTGCCAGAAAATTCCGTACGTTTGTAGTCTGCTGCATATAGTATTCTAAAGGCAGAATGGAGATGAAGAAGCAAAGCATCTCAGAGTTTCGAGAAAGAATGGACAAAACATTAGCACGTAACGATCTTGTAAATGAAGAGTCTATGAAAAAGCTAGTTGTAAAACAGTTCTCTCTTTCGCCATCAAAATCTGCCGAGAAAAGTCATGGTACGTAATTTGTTTGATAACATAACCGGATTGATCTGGTCTGTTctcgtttttttatttttttttggttagtGATAAATCGTAATTACGCGTCATAAATTTCTAACTGTGTAATGATATTTTCCATACAGATGGTAACAATGAATACGTAATTGAAAAGAGGTCTAAACAAGTAATGAACTTTCTTGACCAGCTGAGGAGTGCTTCTGGAGATCATCATAATAAGCCTGGGGGTTGGAAGGTTTGTTCAATACTAAAAACTCAAACTATCTGGTCTTACTTGTCAGTAATATAATGAATAATTctgattttcttttcttaataGGTTAAGGAAGATAATGATGAGTATCGGATCATGTATCGAGGAGAACCTAAAGGATCTCCCTTTCATACATTACTTGCGGAAGGATATGCAGATGCACCTATGGATGTCTGTAAGTTAGAGAATTACCACATAACTTCAGCATATCACTCTTTCGTTCATGGATAGTGAAGAGGTTTTTGATCTAACTTATTTCTTTTCAGGTTTATGTGCTGCATGGGAGGCAGCTCTCTACGAGAAATGGTAAGATACAAATATGGCGCATTCATAAATGTGCACCTATTCAAATGTCTTATATTTCAACTCAATATAATTTGTTATCATTTATACAATCCCCTAAAACATGCAGGTGGCCTAAAGTCGCAGTTccaaaattcagaatcatggaAACTAGAGCGCTGCAAAAGATTCGAATCGGAGAACATCTTTCCCTCGTCAGGTTCGTCCTAATAACATGAGTACACAAATTTGAAACCGTAATGTTTTTCCTTAAATTTTCAttccaaaaatgttgattttgcTACTCAATGTCTGTAAAAAAGGATGAAGGTTACATGGCCATTAGCAGCTAGAGAAGTTATTGTCCACTATTTGGAAATTGAATATCTTGAAGGTGATATGATTATTGGACTCCTAAACACTGTAAGTACACTGTACCCATGTCGGCGAGGAATTGCAGTATCTTTCTGAAAATAGGATATAATTTATACTTAGTTAttctgcaaaaagaaaaaaaagaaaaaaaaaaggaagaacaacaacaactcaGTTGACAGACCGAGACCCATACTAGAATTTGTAAATGAGATTTGGTTGGGAACTTCAATTTCAGGTGCCTGACATAGATAAAGCTACCAAAGAAACTCATGGATTCAGCAGCGAAGGGGTACCAGAAGCAAAGGATATTGTTCGAATGGATTTCGTTGGCGGCACTGTAATGAAGAAATTGTCCACAAATAAAACCTACTTTCGGTGAGTTTACGAGACTCTATCTGTGGGAAAACTCACAGGAACTAAGGTTTGAAAAGCATGCAAACATCTACCACTTTAACAATGCAAAATTTTAGCTCTACTATTAACTGGTTGTTTTGGTGGAGGAATTGTTAGGACAATAGTGAAAATGGATTTAAAGCTAGACTTGGTTCCTGCGTGGCTTATAAATTTCATTGCAAGGCAACTTC
This portion of the Papaver somniferum cultivar HN1 chromosome 11, ASM357369v1, whole genome shotgun sequence genome encodes:
- the LOC113323383 gene encoding uncharacterized protein LOC113323383, producing the protein MEMKKQSISEFRERMDKTLARNDLVNEESMKKLVVKQFSLSPSKSAEKSHDGNNEYVIEKRSKQVMNFLDQLRSASGDHHNKPGGWKVKEDNDEYRIMYRGEPKGSPFHTLLAEGYADAPMDVCLCAAWEAALYEKWWPKVAVPKFRIMETRALQKIRIGEHLSLVRMKVTWPLAAREVIVHYLEIEYLEGDMIIGLLNTVPDIDKATKETHGFSSEGVPEAKDIVRMDFVGGTVMKKLSTNKTYFRTIVKMDLKLDLVPAWLINFIARQLLGGSCKLYQKTVASVAKGDRDFEEALKGPLYVRIREGLSGKKSKNISENKNGESTLALSAEQHEIEEEKIEQNSTEDKVGAPEPVKSGFKGKEEQENESYSEGNKKDATVPDNLGLQGNGEVHTE